A genome region from Cryptosporidium parvum Iowa II chromosome 8, whole genome shotgun sequence includes the following:
- a CDS encoding shares a domain with poly(ADP) ribose glycohydrolases, some protein kinase A anchoring proteins and baculovirus HzNV Orf103, possible transmembrane domain within N-terminus codes for MSTIRYLFNEAGTWNKITNFISSNHRSVNSQSTLRNFVKNLGAASSNSQIRSSTEHISSRIESSFSSADRTQSSKFFSGTFSVLSECLVKITDNLADNELPANILTQKTNSIQMFTRKMIVLFLFAGFLGLFPGSFFHNRTPGLDFTGFFSNRRASSNQLSSFLSYFNTMGSKISQKDPMVNEYVIIQRHHRTPIKENMLISSTLGLKQTQIISGFMESHNPGGHVVEAIFANKVYGSATLQNCMNQEEIVMTVVPETLIGRFFLDDLHDEDSVTIRGVMRYSNYKGFGTDKFTFQSIKESEMYMSIPRVYAVVDALSGGSRFREFTLDYALREINKLISALCDDFYGESEERDRNQFVTGYWGGGVFGGDNQYKFILQLIAACVCNRQLVYSDGLNRLDVNQIRQIESKYTTCGQLSDAFFKKHRTNSFSKGNALKVMLM; via the coding sequence ATGAGCACAAtaagatatttatttaatgaagCTGGTACTTGGAACAAAATTACCAATTTCATTTCGTCAAATCATCGAAGTGTGAATTCTCAAAGTACATTAAGGAATTTCGTCAAGAATTTGGGGGCTGCAAGCAGTAATAGTCAAATAAGGTCATCTACCGAACATATATCATCAAGAATTgaatcttcattttcaagtGCAGATAGAACTCAATCCTCTAAATTCTTTTCGGGCACATTTTCAGTATTATCAGAATGCTTAGTGAAAATAACTGACAATTTAGCTGATAATGAACTTCCTGCGAACATATTAACACAGAAAACAAACTCAATACAGATGTTCACACGAAAGATGATTGTTTTATTCTTGTTTGCTGGTTTTTTAGGATTATTTCCGGGTAGCTTTTTTCACAATCGAACACCAGGACTTGATTTTACAGGGTTTTTTAGTAATAGGCGTGCATCCTCAAATCAACTAAGTAGCTTTTTAAGCTACTTTAATACTATGGGGAGTAAAATATCTCAAAAAGATCCAATGGTTAATGAGTATgtaattattcaaagaCACCATAGAACAccaataaaagaaaatatgtTAATAAGTTCAACTTTAGGTCTTAAACAAACGCAGATAATTAGTGGGTTCATGGAGAGTCATAATCCAGGAGGGCATGTGGTGGAAGCAATCTTTGCTAATAAGGTATATGGCAGTGCAACATTACAAAACTGCATGAATCAGGAAGAGATAGTGATGACAGTTGTCCCTGAAACTTTAATTGGACGCTTTTTCTTAGACGATTTACATGATGAAGATTCAGTTACCATAAGGGGAGTAATGAGATATTCGAATTACAAGGGATTTGGTACGGATAAATTTACCTTTCAATCGATTAAAGAGTCGGAAATGTACATGTCAATACCAAGAGTCTATGCTGTAGTTGACGCTTTATCCGGAGGTTCTAGATTTAGAGAATTTACATTGGATTATGCCTTGAGAGAAATAAACAAACTTATATCAGCATTATGCGATGATTTCTATGGGGAGTCTGAGGAAAGAGATCGCAACCAATTTGTTACAGGATATTGGGGTGGAGGAGTTTTTGGGGGAGAtaatcaatataaatttattttacaATTAATAGCAGCTTGCGTCTGCAATAGGCAATTGGTATATTCAGACGGGCTAAACAGGCTGGATGTTAACCAAATTAGGCAGATTGAAAGTAAATATACGACTTGTGGCCAACTCTCTGATgcattctttaaaaaacaTAGAACTAATAGTTTTAGTAAAGGGAACGCTCTCAAAGTGATGTTAATGTAG
- a CDS encoding RCC1 like beta propeller protein: WSECKGLIDKGSVGKTSMYSSVQNQNTKNEYLITTSDYLLDLSRPVSKKTTVSVYKGINNIETIHTLGKKKIIQVSSGLNHVLFLTSEFEIYSYGTGLFGQLGHGESIQKLKEPKKIQEDIEGVIKITAGTYSSIALTSKGEIYRWGLYDLKSPIVFKPKLETFFGGKNKVVEVESYKEKTCIALDNGEIYAWDFHNPRMELICRLNDTIVKQISIGAYFTLVLDSDSQLFVWGDNTFGEFSENDMYIYDPDFPNFSRLKIEAWGLSTKNSNLKYIKEDELPNNICEDTKIAEGLEGNSREIYIEKITCGEKHCLILTSINSILCMGDNTYGQCGILDDKKSIYPPVTLKKFSELDFLKPFISCGSRSSAIISPTGKLFLCGQLYTNSKSNKKIGVSRYADKIEDFNRLYTEYSIIHRNSSVIDFNDKTFIVISN, from the coding sequence TGGAGTGAATGTAAAGGGTTGATTGATAAAGGAAGTGTGGGAAAAACATCTATGTATTCTAGTgttcaaaatcaaaatacaaagaatgaatatttgataACAACATCAGATTATTTGCTGGATTTAAGCCGTCCAGTGAGTAAAAAGACAACAGTTTCTGTATATAAaggtattaataatatagaaaCAATTCATACATTgggaaagaagaaaataatacaagtGAGCTCAGGATTGAATCATGTGTTGTTTTTAACAtctgaatttgaaatttattcataTGGAACAGGATTATTTGGACAACTTGGACATGGAGAATCAATACAGAAGTTAAAGGAGCCAAAAAAGATACAAGAAGACATCGAGGGAGTAATAAAGATCACGGCAGGTACTTATAGTTCCATAGCTTTAACAAGTAAAGGGGAGATATATAGGTGGGGATTGTATGATTTAAAGAGTCCAATAGTATTTAAACCAAAATTGGAGACATTTTTTGGAGGGAAGAATAAAGTTGTAGAAGTAGAATCATATAAGGAAAAGACATGTATAGCTTTGGATAATGGTGAGATATATGCTTGGGATTTTCATAATCCTAGGATGGAATTAATTTGTAGGCTTAATGATACAATAGTTAAACAAATTTCAATTGGTGCTTATTTTACTCTAGTTTTAGATTCAGATTCACAGTTGTTTGTTTGGGGTGATAATACATTTGGTGAATTTAGTGAGAATGATATGTATATTTATGATCCAGACTTTCCAAATTTTAGTAGATTAAAAATAGAAGCTTGGGGTCTTTCCACAAAGAATTCAAACTTAAAATACATAAAAGAGGATGAATTaccaaataatatatgTGAAGATACGAAAATTGCGGAGGGTTTGGAAGGTAATTCTAGGGAAATATATATAGAAAAGATTACATGCGGTGAAAAACattgtttaatattaacttcaataaattctattttatGCATGGGAGATAATACATATGGACAATGTGGTATACTTGATGATAAAAAAAGCATTTATCCTCCAGTAACATTGAAAAAGTTTAGTGAGTTGGATTTTTTAAAGCCATTTATTTCGTGTGGAAGTAGATCATCAGCAATTATTTCTCCAACAGGTAAACTATTTTTATGTGGTCAGTTATATACTAATTCTAAAAGTAACAAAAAGATTGGAGTTTCTAGATATGCTgataaaattgaagattttaaCAGACTTTACACAGAATACTCAATCATTCACAGAAACTCTTCTGTAATTGACTTCAATGATAAAACTTTTATTGTAATTTCAAACTAG
- a CDS encoding proliferating cell nuclear antigen PCNA → MFEARLSNGGILRKVFEAITNLVSDVNLECNESGVTIQAMDNSHVSLVGLYLKDTAFERYRCDKNRTLGLNTQNVVKLLKLCSNDDQVLLRHDDDSESLIFIFETPNGDRVSEFELTLISIDQDSLQIPETSFSSVVTMPSNEFQRLCRDMAQFSDSLSIDVTSKNVRFSTKGSLGSGSIILRPKEGADSEAVALDVSEPCQLVFSLRYLNNFAKATPLSNSVKLSMSENQPLELEYPLEGSGSGHLRFYLARKITEDDEQE, encoded by the coding sequence atgtttgaaGCTAGATTATCAAACGGAGGAATTTTGAGGAAGGTTTTTGAAGCTATCACAAATTTGGTCAGTGATGTAAATCTTGAATGTAACGAAAGCGGAGTAACTATCCAAGCAATGGACAATAGCCATGTTTCTTTAGTTGGCTTATACTTGAAGGATACTGCTTTTGAGAGATATAGATGCGATAAGAATAGAACTTTGGGATTAAATACTCAAAATGTAGTGAAACTACTAAAGTTATGTTCAAATGATGATCAAGTTTTACTTAGACATGATGATGACTCTGAGAGTCTGATTTTCATATTCGAAACGCCAAATGGAGATCGAGTTTCAGAGTTTGAACTAACATTGATTTCTATTGATCAAGATAGTCTTCAAATCCCAGAAACAAGCTTTTCATCTGTAGTAACTATGCCATCTAATGAATTCCAAAGACTATGTAGAGATATGGCACAATTCTCAGACTCTCTCTCCATTGATGTAACTAGCAAAAACGTCAGATTCTCAACTAAAGGGTCTTTAGGTTCTGGtagtattattttgagaCCAAAAGAGGGAGCAGATTCTGAAGCTGTTGCACTTGATGTTTCAGAGCCATGCCAATTAGTATTCTCACTTAGATACCTAAATAACTTTGCCAAGGCTACTCCTTTGAGCAATAGCGTAAAGCTCAGTATGAGTGAGAATCAACCTCTTGAACTCGAATACCCCTTGGAAGGCAGTGGCTCCGGTCATCTTAGATTCTACCTCGCTAGAAAGATTACTGAAGACGATGAACAAGAGTAA
- a CDS encoding histone H2A, with protein MSGKVTSSGGRGGGKKTTRKTMSNSAKAGLQFPVGRVARYLKKGRYAKRIGAAAPVYLAAVLEYLCAELLELAGNAARDAKKTRITPRQIQLAVRNDEELSKFLGNVTIASGGVLPNIPTVLLPKKSKSKQGNSQEF; from the coding sequence ATGTCTGGAAAAGTAACAAGTTCAGGTGGAAGAGGTGGAGGAAAGAAGACTACCCGTAAAACTATGTCAAACTCTGCTAAAGCAGGATTACAATTCCCAGTTGGTAGAGTTGCAAGATACTTAAAGAAGGGAAGATATGCAAAGAGAATTGGTGCTGCTGCTCCAGTCTATCTCGCTGCCGTCTTGGAGTATTTATGTGCTGAGCTTCTTGAACTCGCTGGTAATGCTGCCAGAGATGCTAAGAAGACACGTATCACCCCAAGACAAATCCAATTGGCTGTTAGAAATGACGAAGAACTCAGCAAGTTCTTGGGTAATGTTACTATTGCCAGCGGTGGTGTCTTGCCAAACATTCCAACTGTCTTGTTGCCAAAGAAATCTAAATCCAAACAAGGAAACTCACAAGAATTCTAA
- a CDS encoding protein kinase: MDKYYVTNQIGEGGFGECYLIETKKGELIQEKLVAKVVNMSRMTEIEKNNSIQEIKILNIINHINLVKLVESYTTKNLLCIIMELGEYGSLDGEIEARRKEGQDNIYFTEDEVLFIFLQILLGVKYLHDNNIVHCDIKSNNTILFSNGMVKLSDFGISNILSSNKDELNKSESFSNPLVQGSIYYLAPEIYSNMQHDKKSDCWSIGCLLLELCSLEKVFRKYSMQEMLIFSIRNKDQFKKEINNHIETYGVNKRYSQELVNIIKDLLNPNPQERPNIQQIFQSNIYFLNFINSFLNTCNHKHWNQFNSICKELSTFNYNSVNKKNYINISRIPFWIKQDVDTENKSSKFFLKQSLDEWFKSQEIFTCNSYSKSKSLMINNQSSNEQNCETGQGKYQEIIDYFSNKEKNKQNKRPLSRKEILLQLETTVEFFVTQLSAINSKKVTTEEIIKRNLANKLRDSNSTKKSTNTRNSCKQPKISQKLPSTINRTNSNASLRKNLKIKYDKEREQLREIMRKGRAETKFKGNMEINDTS; this comes from the coding sequence atggATAAATATTATGTAACCAATCAAATAGGAGAGGGAGGATTTGGTGAATGCTATTTGATAGAGACAAAAAAAGGAGAACTAATACAAGAAAAATTGGTGGCCAAAGTAGTTAATATGAGTAGAATGActgaaattgaaaagaataattccattcaagaaattaaaatactcaatattataaatcATATAAATTTGGTAAAATTGGTCGAATCTTATACTACTAAGAATCTACTTTGTATAATTATGGAGCTTGGTGAATATGGAAGCTTAGATGGTGAAATTGAAgcaagaagaaaagaaggacaagataatatttactttaCTGAAGATGaagtattatttatttttctccAAATACTTCTTGGagttaaatatttacatgataataatattgttcaTTGCGATattaaatctaataatacCATTTTATTCTCCAACGGAATGGTTAAACTTTCTGATTTTGgtatttccaatattttatCATCTAATAAggatgaattaaataagtCTGAAAGTTTTTCAAATCCTCTTGTACAAGGCtctatttattatttagcacctgaaatatattcaaatatgcAACACGATAAAAAAAGTGATTGTTGGAGTATTGGttgtttattattggaaCTTTGTTCTTTAGAAAAAGTTTTCAGAAAGTATTCAATGCAAGAaatgttaatattttctattagaaataaagatcaatttaaaaaggaaattaataatcataTTGAAACTTATGGTGTAAATAAGAGATATTCTCAAGAACTAGtcaatataattaaagatttactTAATCCTAATCCTCAAGAAAGACCAAATATTCAACAAATCTTTCAatctaatatatatttcttgaattttattaattcatttctaAATACATGTAATCATAAACATTGGAATCAATTTAATAGTATTTGTAAAGAGTTAAGTACTTTTAATTACAATTCtgtaaataaaaaaaattatattaatatatcaagAATTCCTTTCTGGATTAAACAAGATGTGGATACTGAGAACAAAAGCTCcaagttttttttaaaacaaAGTTTAGATGAATGGTTTAAAAGTCAGGAGATATTTACTTGTAATAGTTATTCAAAGAGTAAGAGCTTAATGATTAACAATCAAAGTTCAAATGAACAAAATTGTGAAACAGGTCAAGGTAAGTACCAAGAGATTATTGATTATTTCAGCAATAAAGAGAAGAACAAGCAAAATAAGAGACCACTTTCTAGAaaggaaatattattacaacTTGAAACTACTGTTGAATTCTTTGTCACACAACTTAGTGctattaatagtaaaaaaGTTACAactgaagaaattattaagagAAATCTCGCAAATAAACTTCGGGATAGTAATAGTACTAAAAAATCAACTAATACAAGAAACTCTTGTAAACAGCCAAAGATCTCACAAAAACTCCCATCTACAATTAACAGAACAAATAGTAATGCAAGCTTGAGAAAGAAcctaaaaattaaatatgaTAAGGAAAGGGAACAATTAAGAGAGATCATGAGAAAAGGAAGAGCTGAAACCAAATTTAAAGGAAATATGGAAATAAATGATACaagttaa
- a CDS encoding RAN binding domain (transcripts identified by EST) translates to MSKRVADFQLTSENYDLEERKLCGLSSKENGKNEEGIGGDVIENKEEISTRKIVRIRKRYDDLGDSGSLLTPDTATNSEPIPVVSTFGKDLKDEKSGINDNIIDSSLDEKQNKEEEKNENKDKDEEEKNENEDKEEANEKKNEEEANDKKGEGEIETQKEVENKEEENHKEEILPFGNSGLSSSFKNPFISLAANTENSNFLFSGFSGATKNNSIGIFGASGGDGTGTTGGEEDEENNEEANEEPEIESKAFTGEEHEETVYQCKNVDLFMLKVLENEEKSFRKLATGIIHLNIPKDQNLSELPETSDKNEDTLEDQVSKTITQPRIIFRQKGIYKVLLNSPLNPEISKTFQRNSNIRKGYAVNFIAVGPESEIQQCMLRFQNESDLIDFTDKVHQIVHQHYSKSE, encoded by the coding sequence ATGTCAAAAAGAGTGGCtgattttcaattaacTAGTGAAAATTATGATTTAGAGGAGAGAAAGTTGTGTGGATTATCGTCTAAAGAAAATGGCAAGAATGAGGAAGGTATAGGAGGAGAtgtaatagaaaataaggAAGAGATAAGTACAAGAAAGATTGTTAGAATAAGAAAAAGGTATGATGATTTAGGCGATTCTGGAAGTTTACTCACACCTGATACTGCCACGAATTCTGAGCCGATTCCAGTAGTTTCAACTTTTGGAAAAGACTTAAAAGATGAGAAATCAGGTATTAATGATAACATTATAGATAGTAGTTTGGatgaaaaacaaaataaagagGAAGAGAAGAACGAAAATAAGGATAAAGATGAGGAggaaaagaatgaaaatgaGGATAAGGAAGAAGCGaatgaaaagaagaatgaagaagaagCGAACGATAAGAAAGGAGAAGGTGAGATTGAAACTCAAAAAGAGGTTGAAAATAAGGAAGAAGAAAACCATAAGGAGGAAATCCTTCCATTTGGAAATTCGGGATTAAGTAGTAGTTTCAAGAATCCATTTATATCTTTAGCAGCGAATACTGAAAATAGTAACTTCTTATTTTCAGGTTTCAGTGGAGCTACAAAGAATAATAGTATCGGAATATTTGGAGCATCAGGTGGAGATGGTACGGGCACTACTGGAGGTGAAGAAGATGaggaaaataatgaagaagCAAATGAGGAACCTGAGATTGAAAGTAAAGCTTTCACAGGTGAGGAACACGAGGAAACTGTTTATCAATGCAAAAATGTGGATTTGTTTATGCTCAAAGTTTTAGAAAATGAGGAGAAGTCATTTAGAAAGTTAGCAACGGgaataattcatttgaatattCCAAAAGATCAGAATCTTTCTGAATTGCCAGAAACTTCTGATAAAAACGAGGATACTCTTGAAGATCAAGTTTCAAAAACTATTACTCAGCCTAGAATAATCTTTCGTCAAAAAGGAATTTATAAGGTATTATTGAATTCCCCTTTGAATCCTGAAATTTCTAAAACTTTTCAAAGGAATTCTAATATACGTAAAGGTTATGCTGTTAATTTTATAGCTGTTGGTCCAGAATCAGAAATTCAGCAATGTATGCTTAGATTCCAAAATGAGTCAGATTTGATTGATTTTACTGATAAAGTTCACCAAATTGTTCACCAACATTACTCCAAATCTGAATAG
- a CDS encoding hypothetical protein (human stromal cell-derived factor like secreted protein with 3 MIR domains, signal peptide + ER retention XDEL), which yields MFGLFTRFVVVFFGLVFSSVYSEENELVTYGSTVSVLHQNTKCHLYTTKITWANGNQAVTCSKDLDSEGHFYIREADAEYKGAGFPVLCGESIRLLHSVTEKFVQSNKSSKSMISRQIEIFGGSGESSGYFRVECEKKNTGQTIDVKDKIRLYNIEAKGYLTVSKRHIFDNRNCPRCPIVGQYEVTIVSKSSSDNLWSFNSIMMLLHSSRNNQGENSDQESKDEL from the coding sequence ATGTTTGGGTTATTTACGAGGTTTGTTGTGGTTTTCTTTGGTCTGGTTTTCTCAAGTGTTTAttctgaagaaaatgaattggTTACTTATGGAAGTACAGTATCAGTATTACATCAAAATACAAAATGTCATTTATATACGACAAAGATAACATGGGCAAATGGTAACCAGGCTGTCACTTGTAGCAAAGATTTGGATTCAGAAGGACATTTTTACATTAGAGAAGCTGATGCTGAGTATAAGGGTGCAGGCTTTCCTGTATTATGTGGGGAGTCTATTCGTTTACTACATTCAGTTACTGAGAAGTTTGTGCAATCTAATAAGTCTTCAAAATCAATGATAAGTAGACAAATTGAGATTTTTGGTGGTTCTGGTGAATCTAGTGGCTATTTTAGAGTTGAATgtgaaaagaagaatacAGGACAAACTATTGATGTTAAAGATAAGATTCGActttataatattgaagcTAAAGGGTATCTAACAGTTAGTAAAAGACACATATTTGACAACAGAAATTGTCCAAGATGTCCAATTGTTGGTCAATATGAAGTAACCATAGTTAGCAAGAGCAGTAGTGATAATTTATGGAGCTTCAACTCTATCATGATGCTTTTACATTCTTCTAGAAATAATCAAGGAGAAAATAGCGACCAAGAGTCAAAGGATGAGCTTTAG
- a CDS encoding BRG1/brm-associated factor 53A like actin produces the protein MSGKETFIGGDDVGAIIVDVGSCMTKIGYGGEDCPRQVWPSVVGVKENGDKRFPLNFLSYLEDVSVEPCLKYEDGGLILNGDVFEEIIRTTSGKIGLSTDLREHPILLTEPSKHNRQIREKEVEIMFEKFDVPAVYTAKKAILSAFSVGRSSGLVVDIGATATSIVPILDGYTLQKPLCEYPIGGDFLDDQIARHLLKEKNLSISPNFSFKKIIHKDKPLSYESVNLEKVTSSYIEYGKREVLRNIKESICRCAEHEEVAKTSSALATSTYELPDGTLIDSEPIGIRVPECLLNPEMIINDSEFPPVNTNGFPGLCSAISNTIIACDIDIRKDLIGAVILTGGTSIIPGLADRVSKSLAEDDKLSGGGPKLKIISPNSTVERRFSSWIGGSILASLGSFQQMWFSKEEYTEHGAKLVERKCSN, from the coding sequence ATGAGTGGAAAGGAGACATTTATTGGAGGAGATGATGTGGGAGCAATTATTGTAGATGTAGGTAGTTGTATGACGAAGATAGGGTATGGTGGGGAAGATTGCCCAAGACAAGTTTGGCCTTCAGTAGTTGGAGTTAAGGAAAATGGTGATAAAAGGTTTCCGTTAAATTTCTTGAGTTATTTGGAAGATGTATCTGTGGAGCCTTGTTTAAAGTACGAAGATGGTGgtttgattttgaatggTGATGTATTTGAGGAGATTATTAGAACAACTTCAGGGAAAATTGGACTTTCAACAGATTTAAGGGAGCatccaatattattaacgGAACCATCCAAGCATAATAGACAGATTAGAGAAAAGGAGGTTGAAATAATgtttgaaaaatttgatgTGCCAGCAGTTTATACGGCAAAGAAGGCAATTTTGAGTGCTTTTTCTGTAGGTAGATCATCAGGTCTAGTCGTAGATATTGGAGCAACAGCAACTTCAATTGTTCCGATATTGGATGGATATACCCTTCAAAAACCACTATGTGAGTATCCAATAGGAGGAGATTTTCTGGATGACCAAATTGCCAGACATTTACTAAAAGAGAAGAATTTGAGTATTTCCCCTAATTTCTCCTTTAAAAAGATAATTCACAAGGATAAACCATTAAGTTATGAAAGTGTTAACTTAGAGAAAGTGACAAGTTcatatattgaatatgGCAAAAGAGAGGTTTTAAGGAATATAAAGGAATCGATTTGTCGTTGCGCTGAGCACGAAGAGGTTGCTAAGACATCATCAGCACTTGCAACATCTACTTATGAGTTGCCTGATGGCACATTAATAGACTCTGAACCTATTGGTATTCGTGTTCCCGAATGTTTATTAAATCCTGAGATGATTATCAATGATTCTGAATTTCCTCCAGTGAACACTAATGGGTTCCCAGGACTATGTTCTGCAATTTCTAATACTATCATAGCTTGTGATATTGATATCAGAAAAGACTTAATAGGAGCAGTGATTTTAACTGGAGGTACGTCCATAATTCCAGGTTTGGCTGACCGTGTTTCAAAATCCCTAGCTGAAGATGACAAATTATCAGGCGGAGGACCtaaattaaagattatATCCCCAAATTCTACAGTAGAAAGAAGATTTTCAAGCTGGATAGGTGGTAGTATTTTGGCATCTTTAGGTTCCTTCCAGCAAATGTGGTTCAGTAAGGAGGAGTATACCGAACATGGAGCAAAATTGGTTGAGAGAAAGTGTTCTAACTAA